The segment attaaaacttaccaAAGAAGGTCCGAGGAAATCTCGCACCGCCTCTATTTGTCCCTCCTGTACATTATTCCtcagtttttctttgtttattcTTCATTCCGCACAATAATAATTCACTGAAATTTAAGTTGAAGGCTTCTTTCACGCCTAACATTGCTTCTGCCTTGAGTGTATGTCCGTCTAACTTTGTCCGTATGTCTCTGGGTGTTCTAGCAACTAACGTTACAGTCGTTTCACGGTTTGCAACCGGGTCAACAGGGGGCCTTGCTACTAAAAACTGAGAATGGCCAGTACCAACTACTGCGAGTGGGCCCAGCCCCCGCCCAAGCTGCCAATTTGACAACTTCTCAACCCGGGGGTCAACCTGTGACTTTTCGTATGCAAACGGTTGCTGCGGTACGTTGCTTTCTCTCTTCTTCTTCCTAAACTTCTGTATTGGAACATGTCTTGCAGCAAGGTACAGTGTCAGGAGCCGCGACCAATCCGGTCCAAGCAGGAGGTACGACCACAGTCAGCTCGACACAGCCCGTCGTACAGACTACGCCACCTGTGCAGGTAaggttttgtttaatttatgagTTTGAGCGTAGCATGAGTGTTAGCAGAGACCGGCCAATGACAATACCAAAGAGAAGTGTCGCAAGTTTTTGGCCAACTTACTAGAGTTGTCCAGTAGGGAACCGAAGTCGGTGGAACGGAATGTGCGGACACTGATACAGGAACTAATCGACAACAAGGTTGAACCTGAGGACTTTTGTGATAAGTTGGAGCGGTTGTTGAATGCCAGTCCTCAGCCATGCCTCATCGGATTTCTAAAGGTAAATTTTGAgatcaatcaatcaatcaaattGCCAATGTCAGaacaaaattagaatttgTCTTGTGTTATTTCCTATATTATATAATTCAATTAATCCTTCAATGCGGTTTCATAGCACTGGGATACGTCAGCAGATTAAAATACCAGAaaacgttaataaaaaaatctctgaaatttcttatgttaatttcaattttcagaaaagtcTCCCCCTCTTGCGTCATTCGCTCGCCAACAACGAGCTCACGATCGAAGGCATAAGACCGCCGCCGCCCAATGTATTCTCGGTGGCAGGAGCTGCCCCGACCGTCCAAACGGTTAGAGCAGCCGCTCCAGCTATCGCGGGCGGTCAACAAGTTAGAATTGTTGGACCGGGAGCTGCAGTGGTTCGAGCCGCAGCCCCTGGAGCTCCCGGAGTTTTGCAACACAGGCTGGTCGCCCCGCTTCGAGGAGCTGTCCAACAACCGCCCACTCGAATGGTATTCATTTTCCCTTAACATCCCTAAACATCtagatttcttctttttgaaATTAGGTAACGGCTATTCGACAGCCAGTCTCCCAACATCAAACTATCTCAGCATCTCAACCTCCTGCGTTACATCCCGTATATGCAGGAGCTGGTCAGCAGCAAGTAGTACCGTCGCAGAATGCCTCCCAACAGCCTAGGCCCACCGTGGCTAGGCCTCTGCAAGTGAGGCCTGCTGGGCAGGGTAGACCACCTCCTCAGAGAGTGGTAGCCCCTGCTGGAAGCAAAAATGTATCGGTGGTGGGAGCAAAGGGAGCAATTTCTGGAATCGGGTCAAATAGGCCGTCAGCAAAAGAAAAAGGTgagtttaaaattaagaaaactaGTGTTAAAGAATATATGTACTTATTACACCTGAGATTAAATTGGAGAACAGATAACCAAATTGCGGAATAATAGTGAAAGCAGGtctcgaaaataatttttttaagcaaattctttccaaatttttgttatctGAGAAATGTGTGTTGTACTATCACTGGCATGTGTTTGCATAGCATATTTGTTCTAACACTGTGTTAACTCAGGaaattgacaatttaattAGCAAACTACAGATgtacttttaaaatatcatttttcttaGTTGTTTTTCGTGTAGAATCCAAATGCACATGAAATCCACAAAGCTGTTCAGTAATAAATGGCAGCATAGCGTTGGTCATTTATCCAAATATCATGGTCAGTATACTGATCAGCTATATGTATAAGTGCGACAGAGaggaaatttggcaaaaaagcTAATTGGCAACAGTAAATTAATGAAGGCAACGTTATTAAACTgacaattttctattattaatttaagacaattttgtattgattaaatgaaacttcaatgaagaaaaaatcagttaaatatataacattttctttaaccttttttcatagaaaagaAATCATTTTCGGCAGCATATACCGGTGATGACGATATCAACGATGTAGCTGCCATGGGTGGCGTAAACCTGGCGGAGGAAACCCAGAAAATTTTGGGCTCAACCGAGTACGTGGGGACTCAAATTCGGTCGTGCAAAGAAGACATATTGTGTTCAATGGGTCCACTACAATTAAAAGTAcagtataaataaattattaaaaaacccTAGCATAAATTCTTCTTCTAGATTAGGCAAATTTTGACCAAACACGGGTTGGAGGACCCGAGTACCGGTGATGTCGCGGCATGCGTATCACACGCCGCCCAAGAGCGATTGCGAAATTTGGTGGAAAAGCTCGCGGTCATCACCGAACATAGACTAGAATTAGTGAAAAGTGATTCTCGGTATGAGGTTACCAATGATATTAAGGGTGCGTTTCTAGTTTGTTGCACGGGGCGTGAATTGATGTGTCGATTTTAGGTCAACTGAAGTTTCTAGAAGATTTGGACAAAGCTGAAAGGAAAAAGCACGAGGAACTGGAACGGGAAATGCTTCTTCGAGCGGCGAAAAGCCGCTCGAAAACCGAAGATCCCGAACAGGCCAAACTCAAAGGTTTGTTTTGTTgaatgtttctttttataataCGTTGGGTTATATGGGATTTGGCAGCTAAAGCTAAGGAGATGCAGAGAGTTGAGATGGAGGAATTGCGGCAAAGAGAAGCAAACGCCACTGCTTTGCAGGCTATCGGACCCAGAAAAAAGCCTCGATTGGATGGAGAAACAACAATGAATGCACaggtaaaaaatttgaaggaattgTGTATCTCCCAACATTTCCCTTATTTTCCTCTACAGAACCCGTCCGTGGGCGGTACCAACAGCACCCCACATCGCGGCCAAATGCCGCTCCGTCAGCGCAttaaaaaagtgacaatgCGCGACCTCCAGTTCCTGTTCGAGAGCGAAAAAGACCTGTGTAGGAGTAAACTGTTATACAAGGCGTACCTCAAGTGATACCGACGACGCAAGTGCGGTACCAATGTTGTGATAATCGTCTCCGTAACGGCGACGATCAGAGCGTTTTGACACCTCCGTGATGGTGTTGGAATCGAGGGGGAGAAGCTCCAGAAAATTCAAGTGGTGCTTGAGCCCGAAAGGGGCTCGGCGAGCGAGGAAGCTTGTAATTGGAAATGCCTTAATGTGGTGATTTTTAATTCCTGGTTCGGTTGAGCTGGGAGAAGTGGTGCTTTGAAGAGAATTTGAgggaaatatatattttaaatcgGGACACTACAGTGGTTATTAGAGAGTTGATTTTAGAGAAAAGAGTTAAatttgacacatttttgaaactttggTTTCTGGAGTCTGGAGTACAGGGTTCAGTATATTATTCATTATATTATATGAGAAATTGTCATCAAGGCATCACGCTCCATCAGACATTAAAAGAGAGTCaataatattatgtaataACGAGTGATGAATGGCGGTTTAAGTAGATTTTTTCTCGAATCACAATGATGGCGGGTTTGATTGATTAATTAAGACCTGAATTCTATGTTGTTCGAGGGTCCATACATCAAAAAGAACAAGGAACTTCTAATAGTTGATAAACGTTGCCCCGTAAGGTAAGTAGTCGTTTACTTCACAAGCTTATTTGTCATATAGCGCATTAGCCGCAATATGAAAGAGATAGCAGTATTGCAAGCTCTTAATTACGGCTTATGTCCCTACTTGGGAAAATGTGAAAAGTAGTTCTCtggtcaataaaaataaaatcttaatagCTTCTAAATGTCGTCCCGTAATTCGTAGTTTATTTCAGACTCATTTATTGGTATAGGGCGCCTTCACCATAATATGAATAATAGAGtggcattaaaatttttctaattacgATTAACTTGAAAATCCCTAGATctctaataaacaaaaaaagaaaggtTTAATAACTGATATCCATTGTTCCATAATCTGTCGTTTACTTCACGCTTATTTTCTATAGGGCGCCTTCACTATAATAAGGAAAGAATGGAATTGAAAGCTCTTAATTAcgctttatttgaaaaactttaggtgtacaaacaataaaaaagtgaaatattgATAACCAATAAACGTTGTCCTTATTTCactgtttacatttattaagtGTGAAGTGCCTTCGccataatataaataaaaaaaagtggaaCTGAAGGTTCTCAATTACGATTTACAcggaaaaagtttctaaagCTGTAAGaccaataaaacaataaaaattttaagcatttataaacatttctcaCAACTCGTCCTTTATTCAATAATACTCATTTGGTGTGAAACaccatataaaatttgtaaaatatttgccATAATATAAAACCTGTGAAACGAAACGCCCATTTAtgattaaattagaaatagtGTCTACATCTGTAGTCAATAAAAACCAAAGTTTTAATGAGCGTTAAATATGCGTGCATAATTCgtcttttaaaacttatttggTGTAGGGCGCCTTTGccataatattgaaaaaaattaaaggattttaatGACAATTTACATGAAGAAATCTccaatcaataaaaaaatgaagtctgaaaaattcataaacgTTATCTGCTAAGTCGTAGTTTGCTATCGACTTAAAGGGTATATTGCGCGTTCaccaaattataaaaaaatcttttacttCTAAAACATCTCTAGGTCATAAAAGCATTATGATTCGAGAAAGAAAGCGATtcttttaacttaaaataccACTGTTTAGCTAGTCTAATATAAATTGTATCTCTGGTTCGATGATAActacttttaatttgtttacgtGCAATATTAACCCCATAATATCGTTTCTAGAGTTTAACGGTGCATTTTTTCCCGTAAATCTGTTAAATTGGCGCAATTATGCACGGTGGACAATGAAGTACCAATACAATTTATCTTCACTTGGAGTTTTATGATTTTCCCGATTTCTAAACAAAATCGTTCTTAGCCTCCTTTTATCTCCCGTAACTACCCAAAGTTTTACAGTGAAATACCTTCCAAACGTGCCCTTGGTACGACACTTCTAGCAATTTCGACCGTCGTTTTGGACTACTAGTACCAAGTCTAGTAccaaaagatttttaatttaaccaatAGGTCATATTTATAAAACCACATGAGTGATGTTTTGTATCAAAACTTACGGAAAGCAAAGgcttttataaatatgtaccAATTTCATCATTCTTctagatttttcttttaattttgttctttatttgtatatgtataaagtTTTGCGGCAGTTTTCTTTGGCTTTCCAAAGAACTCGGCCTTGTTAGcgaaaattatgtaaataagaAGCGAGcatcaaataataatgattatcATGTCCTCACCAGCATTGTAAATATCGTCTATGCGAATCACTGTTGTTTTctttataagaaaattgtaattttttaagtcgTCTACATGTTGGTTTCACTGCTGATGCCCCATGCTGAAGGTGCGTTTCAGTCCGTTCATTATTGCCTCCCAAAGCCGACGTCAGAGTGAAAAATCCTGTAAGTAAATAgttgtacatttttttgttttataatgaCTGTAACTATTGAACATAatgttatataatttttgttatagattaatatttaatataataaaagattAAATCACCTTGAAGTCGACTAGTTTTTTGTTCTGTAATTATGCAAGCATAGATTTTTGTCCGTGTGATCGGAggttttgtatttattttgtaaccATGAACGTTTCcatatctatttttattaaattgtttttataaaagtCTTTCGTCTTGTTTATTGTACAAGAGCATAGAATATTGAAGTGGCCAACAATAGCATTAGAGAAAAATCAGTGCGTGAGCGAGAAAATCGTCATGGAAAAGGTCGATTTTGGTAAATTCTCATATGTACAGTAGAACTCTGTTGTAACGAACAAACAGAAAAGTCCTGTTCAAGTTCCTATAAAGCTAATGTCTTTTTATTCGGTTATAACAAACTCGAATATAACGAGCCGTCGGAAGATGCTGCTGTGGGCTGTGTTCGAACTCGCTCACAGCAGCATCATTGTTCATTGTTGAACGCAACAAAACAAGgtttataatataaatcaaCTTAAATGAATATGACATGATTGATGAACACGTGAAAGTTGTTTAATTTCCCAATGATACTCACATTGTTCAAGTAACTGCTAATGAACAATGTGAAAACGATTCGAGTGATGAGGAAGTTGACAGGAATGatgaagttttaattaatcccCACAGCTCAAGAAGCCCTTTCTGCTTTAAAGATCGTAACAAATTATGTACAGATGATTTAcccagaaaatgaaaactttttaaatgcaGCAGATCTtttgcaaaacaaaataactcaagagatattaaaaaaccGTAAGGTGCAGAGTCAAATTACGGATTTCCTTTCTATTTAAACTTCGGTTTTATTTCaggtttttgttgttttttttatcatttaatatATACCTATTTactataatgaaaaattatataatttgacatttgattaaaacagaaattttgaatcaacCAGCTTTTTTCTCAGTCGCCTATAACGAAAGACAAGCCAAATCTTTGAAGCTTTCTTATAGCCGACTTTTACTGTATTtgcttattaaaattatcgcACGTTGTGgcgattttatttaacatttttaaacttattgatatttttgataaaactcAAGGAAAACTGTCAAGTTGCAGTTTGCTTTAATCAATTCATGCATTCAATCGCTATTTCTAACGAAGACTAGACTTGGCAAccaaataactaaataaaaacgtagaaatattttttcatttggacagaatatatcttaaaaatatttatttgcaagTGAACTTTTTCATTGTGAAATCAAACGACTCACATTTTTAATGTGTCAtatattgtcaaaaaatatcaacaatcaagtatttaatactaaaatgGATCTCTTCAACTTCTCCCTTTTCCTTCTCTTCTTCTCTCCTTTTTTCCTCTCAATGGTGGCGTCCCTGAACAACTGCACCCCCTCAGCATTTTCAATCTGTCTTTGCAGGAATAGCATTCCGAAATAATTGTACCCTGTCAAAtcctaaacaaaaaattattccagttaatatttgtctttgttttatttcatatatgtaACCTTAGACCTACGCCTGATAATTTCTCTCGCTCTGACGTACATAGTTTAAGATAAAGAATAATAGGAATGTTAATTGCGTTGCAGTAGTCAAATACTGAGTTACGTGTATATTGATATAccaaaaaaagatatatttaCCCTCAATTCCCCTACTTTACTGCGAATAATCGTCTCCAACTTCTCCATTGTAGGCAACAACAGATGGTTGGCAACTATAGGGGCGTGGTGCAACTTTAACAGAAACATGGCAACCTTGCAACCGAGCTCCGTACAATCTCCTCGTTGGATCAAACGGGGTAACGTTGACAGAATCTCGCAAACTGAGTTGAAGGGGAGC is part of the Euwallacea similis isolate ESF13 chromosome 17, ESF131.1, whole genome shotgun sequence genome and harbors:
- the LOC136414324 gene encoding transcription initiation factor TFIID subunit 4-like isoform X2, with protein sequence MASAKFLEEALNTDVDESAVNAIVGSLENQLGSTAPHAQPPNAGLQQNHVNSPLSNGGTASAPQKHGTIANGDSISAGSVSNAVDKQLNNAYMNATQQPTSTYNLPQTDQKPQEGVKIVYSQGGQVMGGQGAVLQQRPPQGQIPNGTINMTQQTVLGSSPSTIAQVPVQKPPTIVLKAGNPGGTPGLVTVPVNAVPQANNGTQGIQTTTIGVSSQPILSNLQVVNVRPQGGQTKAPARVVLSAAPGLVGARPGAPQLTLQSFHGLQPGQQGALLLKTENGQYQLLRVGPAPAQAANLTTSQPGGQPVTFRMQTVAAQGTVSGAATNPVQAGGTTTVSSTQPVVQTTPPVQRPANDNTKEKCRKFLANLLELSSREPKSVERNVRTLIQELIDNKVEPEDFCDKLERLLNASPQPCLIGFLKKSLPLLRHSLANNELTIEGIRPPPPNVFSVAGAAPTVQTVRAAAPAIAGGQQVRIVGPGAAVVRAAAPGAPGVLQHRLVAPLRGAVQQPPTRMVTAIRQPVSQHQTISASQPPALHPVYAGAGQQQVVPSQNASQQPRPTVARPLQVRPAGQGRPPPQRVVAPAGSKNVSVVGAKGAISGIGSNRPSAKEKEKKSFSAAYTGDDDINDVAAMGGVNLAEETQKILGSTEYVGTQIRSCKEDILCSMGPLQLKIRQILTKHGLEDPSTGDVAACVSHAAQERLRNLVEKLAVITEHRLELVKSDSRYEVTNDIKGQLKFLEDLDKAERKKHEELEREMLLRAAKSRSKTEDPEQAKLKAKAKEMQRVEMEELRQREANATALQAIGPRKKPRLDGETTMNAQNPSVGGTNSTPHRGQMPLRQRIKKVTMRDLQFLFESEKDLCRSKLLYKAYLK
- the LOC136414324 gene encoding transcription initiation factor TFIID subunit 4-like isoform X5 translates to MASAKFLEEALNTDVDESAVNAIVGSLENQLGSTAPHAQPPNAGLQQNHVNSPLSNGGTASAPQKHGTIANGDSISAGSVSNAVDKQLNNAYMNATQQPTSTYNLPQTDQKPQEGVKIVYSQGGQVMGGQGAVLQQRPPQGQIPNGTINMTQQTVLGSSPSTIAQVPVQKPPTIVLKAGNPGGTPGLVTVPVNAVPQANNQLTLQSFHGLQPGQQGALLLKTENGQYQLLRVGPAPAQAANLTTSQPGGQPVTFRMQTVAAQGTVSGAATNPVQAGGTTTVSSTQPVVQTTPPVQQRPANDNTKEKCRKFLANLLELSSREPKSVERNVRTLIQELIDNKVEPEDFCDKLERLLNASPQPCLIGFLKKSLPLLRHSLANNELTIEGIRPPPPNVFSVAGAAPTVQTVRAAAPAIAGGQQVRIVGPGAAVVRAAAPGAPGVLQHRLVAPLRGAVQQPPTRMVTAIRQPVSQHQTISASQPPALHPVYAGAGQQQVVPSQNASQQPRPTVARPLQVRPAGQGRPPPQRVVAPAGSKNVSVVGAKGAISGIGSNRPSAKEKEKKSFSAAYTGDDDINDVAAMGGVNLAEETQKILGSTEYVGTQIRSCKEDILCSMGPLQLKIRQILTKHGLEDPSTGDVAACVSHAAQERLRNLVEKLAVITEHRLELVKSDSRYEVTNDIKGQLKFLEDLDKAERKKHEELEREMLLRAAKSRSKTEDPEQAKLKAKAKEMQRVEMEELRQREANATALQAIGPRKKPRLDGETTMNAQNPSVGGTNSTPHRGQMPLRQRIKKVTMRDLQFLFESEKDLCRSKLLYKAYLK
- the LOC136414324 gene encoding transcription initiation factor TFIID subunit 4-like isoform X1, whose amino-acid sequence is MASAKFLEEALNTDVDESAVNAIVGSLENQLGSTAPHAQPPNAGLQQNHVNSPLSNGGTASAPQKHGTIANGDSISAGSVSNAVDKQLNNAYMNATQQPTSTYNLPQTDQKPQEGVKIVYSQGGQVMGGQGAVLQQRPPQGQIPNGTINMTQQTVLGSSPSTIAQVPVQKPPTIVLKAGNPGGTPGLVTVPVNAVPQANNGTQGIQTTTIGVSSQPILSNLQVVNVRPQGGQTKAPARVVLSAAPGLVGARPGAPQLTLQSFHGLQPGQQGALLLKTENGQYQLLRVGPAPAQAANLTTSQPGGQPVTFRMQTVAAQGTVSGAATNPVQAGGTTTVSSTQPVVQTTPPVQQRPANDNTKEKCRKFLANLLELSSREPKSVERNVRTLIQELIDNKVEPEDFCDKLERLLNASPQPCLIGFLKKSLPLLRHSLANNELTIEGIRPPPPNVFSVAGAAPTVQTVRAAAPAIAGGQQVRIVGPGAAVVRAAAPGAPGVLQHRLVAPLRGAVQQPPTRMVTAIRQPVSQHQTISASQPPALHPVYAGAGQQQVVPSQNASQQPRPTVARPLQVRPAGQGRPPPQRVVAPAGSKNVSVVGAKGAISGIGSNRPSAKEKEKKSFSAAYTGDDDINDVAAMGGVNLAEETQKILGSTEYVGTQIRSCKEDILCSMGPLQLKIRQILTKHGLEDPSTGDVAACVSHAAQERLRNLVEKLAVITEHRLELVKSDSRYEVTNDIKGQLKFLEDLDKAERKKHEELEREMLLRAAKSRSKTEDPEQAKLKAKAKEMQRVEMEELRQREANATALQAIGPRKKPRLDGETTMNAQNPSVGGTNSTPHRGQMPLRQRIKKVTMRDLQFLFESEKDLCRSKLLYKAYLK
- the LOC136414324 gene encoding transcription initiation factor TFIID subunit 4-like isoform X3, with the translated sequence MASAKFLEEALNTDVDESAVNAIVGSLENQLGSTAPHAQPPNAGLQQNHVNSPLSNGGTASAPQKHGTIANGDSISAGSVSNAVDKQLNNAYMNATQQPTSTYNLPQTDQKPQEGVKIVYSQGGQVMGGQGAVLQQRPPQGQIPNGTINMTQQTVLGSSPSTIAQVPVQKPPTIVLKAGNPGGTPGLVTVPVNAVPQANNGTQGIQTTTIGVSSQPILSNLQVVNVRPQGGQTKAPARVVLSAAPGLVGARPGAPSFHGLQPGQQGALLLKTENGQYQLLRVGPAPAQAANLTTSQPGGQPVTFRMQTVAAQGTVSGAATNPVQAGGTTTVSSTQPVVQTTPPVQQRPANDNTKEKCRKFLANLLELSSREPKSVERNVRTLIQELIDNKVEPEDFCDKLERLLNASPQPCLIGFLKKSLPLLRHSLANNELTIEGIRPPPPNVFSVAGAAPTVQTVRAAAPAIAGGQQVRIVGPGAAVVRAAAPGAPGVLQHRLVAPLRGAVQQPPTRMVTAIRQPVSQHQTISASQPPALHPVYAGAGQQQVVPSQNASQQPRPTVARPLQVRPAGQGRPPPQRVVAPAGSKNVSVVGAKGAISGIGSNRPSAKEKEKKSFSAAYTGDDDINDVAAMGGVNLAEETQKILGSTEYVGTQIRSCKEDILCSMGPLQLKIRQILTKHGLEDPSTGDVAACVSHAAQERLRNLVEKLAVITEHRLELVKSDSRYEVTNDIKGQLKFLEDLDKAERKKHEELEREMLLRAAKSRSKTEDPEQAKLKAKAKEMQRVEMEELRQREANATALQAIGPRKKPRLDGETTMNAQNPSVGGTNSTPHRGQMPLRQRIKKVTMRDLQFLFESEKDLCRSKLLYKAYLK
- the LOC136414324 gene encoding transcription initiation factor TFIID subunit 4-like isoform X6, with product MASAKFLEEALNTDVDESAVNAIVGSLENQLGSTAPHAQPPNAGLQQNHVNSPLSNGGTASAPQKHGTIANGDSISAGSVSNAVDKQLNNAYMNATQQPTSTYNLPQTDQKPQEGVKIVYSQGGQVMGGQGAVLQQRPPQGQIPNGTINMTQQTVLGSSPSTIAQVPVQKPPTIVLKAGNPGGTPGLVTVPVNAVPQANNSFHGLQPGQQGALLLKTENGQYQLLRVGPAPAQAANLTTSQPGGQPVTFRMQTVAAQGTVSGAATNPVQAGGTTTVSSTQPVVQTTPPVQQRPANDNTKEKCRKFLANLLELSSREPKSVERNVRTLIQELIDNKVEPEDFCDKLERLLNASPQPCLIGFLKKSLPLLRHSLANNELTIEGIRPPPPNVFSVAGAAPTVQTVRAAAPAIAGGQQVRIVGPGAAVVRAAAPGAPGVLQHRLVAPLRGAVQQPPTRMVTAIRQPVSQHQTISASQPPALHPVYAGAGQQQVVPSQNASQQPRPTVARPLQVRPAGQGRPPPQRVVAPAGSKNVSVVGAKGAISGIGSNRPSAKEKEKKSFSAAYTGDDDINDVAAMGGVNLAEETQKILGSTEYVGTQIRSCKEDILCSMGPLQLKIRQILTKHGLEDPSTGDVAACVSHAAQERLRNLVEKLAVITEHRLELVKSDSRYEVTNDIKGQLKFLEDLDKAERKKHEELEREMLLRAAKSRSKTEDPEQAKLKAKAKEMQRVEMEELRQREANATALQAIGPRKKPRLDGETTMNAQNPSVGGTNSTPHRGQMPLRQRIKKVTMRDLQFLFESEKDLCRSKLLYKAYLK
- the LOC136414324 gene encoding transcription initiation factor TFIID subunit 4-like isoform X4, which encodes MASAKFLEEALNTDVDESAVNAIVGSLENQLGSTAPHAQPPNAGLQQNHVNSPLSNGGTASAPQKHGTIANGDSISAGSVSNAVDKQLNNAYMNATQQPTSTYNLPQTDQKPQEGVKIVYSQGGQVMGGQGAVLQQRPPQGQIPNGTINMTQQTVLGSSPSTIAQVPVQKPPTIVLKAGNPGGTPGLVTVPVNAVPQANNGTQGIQTTTIGVSSQPILSNLQVVNVRPQGGQTKAPARVVLSAAPGLVGARPGAPGALLLKTENGQYQLLRVGPAPAQAANLTTSQPGGQPVTFRMQTVAAQGTVSGAATNPVQAGGTTTVSSTQPVVQTTPPVQQRPANDNTKEKCRKFLANLLELSSREPKSVERNVRTLIQELIDNKVEPEDFCDKLERLLNASPQPCLIGFLKKSLPLLRHSLANNELTIEGIRPPPPNVFSVAGAAPTVQTVRAAAPAIAGGQQVRIVGPGAAVVRAAAPGAPGVLQHRLVAPLRGAVQQPPTRMVTAIRQPVSQHQTISASQPPALHPVYAGAGQQQVVPSQNASQQPRPTVARPLQVRPAGQGRPPPQRVVAPAGSKNVSVVGAKGAISGIGSNRPSAKEKEKKSFSAAYTGDDDINDVAAMGGVNLAEETQKILGSTEYVGTQIRSCKEDILCSMGPLQLKIRQILTKHGLEDPSTGDVAACVSHAAQERLRNLVEKLAVITEHRLELVKSDSRYEVTNDIKGQLKFLEDLDKAERKKHEELEREMLLRAAKSRSKTEDPEQAKLKAKAKEMQRVEMEELRQREANATALQAIGPRKKPRLDGETTMNAQNPSVGGTNSTPHRGQMPLRQRIKKVTMRDLQFLFESEKDLCRSKLLYKAYLK
- the LOC136414324 gene encoding transcription initiation factor TFIID subunit 4-like isoform X7, whose amino-acid sequence is MASAKFLEEALNTDVDESAVNAIVGSLENQLGSTAPHAQPPNAGLQQNHVNSPLSNGGTASAPQKHGTIANGDSISAGSVSNAVDKQLNNAYMNATQQPTSTYNLPQTDQKPQEGVKIVYSQGGQVMGGQGAVLQQRPPQGQIPNGTINMTQQTVLGSSPSTIAQVPVQKPPTIVLKAGNPGGTPGLVTVPVNAVPQANNGALLLKTENGQYQLLRVGPAPAQAANLTTSQPGGQPVTFRMQTVAAQGTVSGAATNPVQAGGTTTVSSTQPVVQTTPPVQQRPANDNTKEKCRKFLANLLELSSREPKSVERNVRTLIQELIDNKVEPEDFCDKLERLLNASPQPCLIGFLKKSLPLLRHSLANNELTIEGIRPPPPNVFSVAGAAPTVQTVRAAAPAIAGGQQVRIVGPGAAVVRAAAPGAPGVLQHRLVAPLRGAVQQPPTRMVTAIRQPVSQHQTISASQPPALHPVYAGAGQQQVVPSQNASQQPRPTVARPLQVRPAGQGRPPPQRVVAPAGSKNVSVVGAKGAISGIGSNRPSAKEKEKKSFSAAYTGDDDINDVAAMGGVNLAEETQKILGSTEYVGTQIRSCKEDILCSMGPLQLKIRQILTKHGLEDPSTGDVAACVSHAAQERLRNLVEKLAVITEHRLELVKSDSRYEVTNDIKGQLKFLEDLDKAERKKHEELEREMLLRAAKSRSKTEDPEQAKLKAKAKEMQRVEMEELRQREANATALQAIGPRKKPRLDGETTMNAQNPSVGGTNSTPHRGQMPLRQRIKKVTMRDLQFLFESEKDLCRSKLLYKAYLK